In the Sarcophilus harrisii chromosome 1, mSarHar1.11, whole genome shotgun sequence genome, one interval contains:
- the LOC100917839 gene encoding cathelin, protein MRMQKISNMQIPLLVLGLLSLTLLASAQDGRYEDVVKSFIREYNGKSGTENLFRLSILNLAPGENDDPAAPRPLSFTIAETVCLNAQNRNPDECDFRENGLVKECVGTIALDSTQNSVDISCDGPEKIKRIGLIRLIGKILRGLRRLG, encoded by the exons ATGAGAATGCAGAAGATCTCAAACATGCAGATACCCCTGTTGGTGCTGGGGCTGCTCAGCCTGACTCTACTTGCATCTGCCCAGGATGGAAGATATGAGGACGTGGTAAAAAGTTTCATCAGGGAATACAACGGGAAGTCAGGAACTGAAAACCTCTTTCGACTCTCCATCCTGAATCTGGCACCTGGGGAA AACGATGATCCTGCTGCTCCTCGACCTCTGAGCTTTACCATTGCTGAGACCGTGTGCCTCAATGCTCAAAATCGCAATCCAGATGAATGTGACTTCCGGGAAAATGGG TTGGTGAAAGAATGCGTTGGAACCATTGCTCTGGATTCTACCCAGAACTCCGTTGATATTTCCTGTGATGGG CCTGAAAAGATCAAGAGAATTGGGCTGATAAGACTGATTGGAAAAATCTTGAGGGGACTCAGAAGACTTGGCTAG